One window from the genome of Mycolicibacterium gadium encodes:
- a CDS encoding amidohydrolase family protein, producing MAATWDTIDRYVVISTDTHAGADLYDYKKYLPARLHDDFDAWAKTYVSPFDDLIIATAKRNWDHELRMSEMDADGVAAEVLLPNTVPPFFPTSPNITISLPRTREEFEHRWAGVQAHNRWQIDFCALAPDRRRGLIQIFPNDIELALEEIRWGAQQKCFGGVLLPAVSPGDPNVAPLFHTRYEPIWALCTELDLTLVQHAGAGSPVMPMDQPASNAVLVTEMALWAQRTVNHLILAGVFERHPTLRFVPTEQGTMWLQDQMALLDVMVPSMKTEAGNRTYGMFGGSSIDELTLVPSEYAKRNCYLASELTPYEKSMIDYMGADHMMWGSDYPHEEGFTPHSKLAIQWALHDQSEDTCRKILGGNAGRLYRFDLDALAPIAAKIGPRVAEVGTPLGDTGYVAPPAFGYRPFEGGLALKRFAPQRV from the coding sequence ATGGCAGCCACCTGGGACACGATCGACCGCTATGTCGTCATCTCGACGGACACGCACGCCGGAGCGGATCTCTACGACTACAAGAAGTATCTGCCCGCGCGACTCCACGATGACTTCGACGCATGGGCGAAGACCTATGTCAGCCCATTCGACGACCTGATCATCGCGACCGCCAAACGCAACTGGGACCACGAGCTGCGCATGTCGGAGATGGACGCCGACGGGGTGGCGGCCGAAGTGCTGTTGCCCAACACCGTGCCGCCTTTCTTCCCGACCTCGCCGAACATCACGATCAGCCTGCCGCGCACCCGCGAGGAGTTCGAGCACCGATGGGCGGGGGTTCAGGCCCACAACCGATGGCAGATCGACTTCTGTGCGCTGGCACCGGATAGGCGTCGCGGGCTGATCCAGATCTTCCCCAACGACATCGAGCTCGCGCTGGAGGAGATTCGCTGGGGCGCGCAGCAGAAGTGTTTCGGTGGGGTACTGTTGCCCGCGGTTTCGCCAGGTGATCCGAACGTCGCGCCGCTGTTTCACACGCGCTACGAACCGATCTGGGCGCTGTGCACGGAACTCGACCTGACCCTGGTTCAGCACGCGGGCGCCGGCAGTCCGGTGATGCCGATGGATCAACCGGCGTCCAACGCCGTGCTGGTGACCGAGATGGCGCTGTGGGCGCAGCGTACGGTCAACCACCTCATTCTGGCCGGGGTGTTCGAACGTCACCCGACACTGCGCTTCGTGCCGACCGAGCAGGGCACGATGTGGCTCCAAGACCAGATGGCCTTGCTCGACGTCATGGTGCCCAGCATGAAAACCGAGGCGGGCAATCGCACCTACGGCATGTTCGGCGGGTCGTCGATCGACGAGCTCACCCTTGTGCCGAGCGAGTATGCGAAACGCAACTGCTACCTGGCGTCCGAACTCACGCCCTACGAGAAGTCGATGATCGACTACATGGGTGCCGACCACATGATGTGGGGAAGCGACTATCCGCACGAGGAAGGCTTCACGCCGCATTCCAAACTGGCGATCCAGTGGGCGCTGCACGACCAGTCCGAGGACACCTGTCGAAAGATCCTCGGCGGCAACGCCGGTCGCCTGTACCGATTCGATCTGGACGCCCTTGCGCCCATCGCCGCCAAGATCGGGCCAAGGGTCGCGGAGGTCGGGACACCGTTGGGCGATACCGGTTACGTTGCTCCGCCCGCGTTCGGCTACCGGCCGTTCGAGGGTGGGCTGGCCCTCAAACGGTTTGCACCGCAGCGGGTTTGA
- a CDS encoding pyridoxamine 5'-phosphate oxidase family protein, whose protein sequence is MTAQTGFHDGELAVQDRAGVRAQAARLGEAMLATPDLNGGMGAFLAARDFAVLTARDADGRLWTSPLLSSPGFLQAGDRELKVHALPSPGDPLHDLAAEQPVGLLAIEFATRRRVRVNGTLAQVGDAGLLLAVEQAYGNCPKYIHPRHLERSDTAAPAIEHLPALSADHAQLIAGADTFFLGTIHPCRGADASHRGGPPGFVRVEGNRLWWPDYPGNNMFNSFGNLAVDPSAALLFIDFDTGTTLHISGTATVEWVTPSDIDGGTGRRVSLTVESVVWGARW, encoded by the coding sequence ATGACTGCGCAGACGGGGTTTCACGACGGAGAACTCGCGGTTCAGGACCGCGCGGGCGTCCGCGCGCAGGCGGCGCGCCTCGGGGAGGCGATGCTCGCCACCCCTGATCTGAACGGCGGCATGGGTGCCTTTCTGGCGGCCCGCGACTTCGCCGTGCTGACGGCCCGTGACGCCGACGGCCGGTTGTGGACGTCGCCGCTGCTCTCCTCGCCCGGGTTCCTGCAGGCAGGCGACCGCGAGCTGAAGGTCCACGCCCTGCCCTCGCCCGGTGACCCGTTGCACGACCTCGCCGCGGAGCAGCCGGTCGGATTGCTCGCCATCGAGTTCGCCACCCGTCGCAGGGTCCGGGTCAACGGCACCCTGGCCCAGGTCGGCGACGCCGGTCTACTGCTCGCGGTCGAACAGGCATACGGCAACTGCCCCAAGTACATTCATCCACGCCATCTCGAACGTTCCGACACTGCGGCGCCGGCTATCGAACACCTCCCTGCGCTCAGCGCTGATCACGCACAGCTCATCGCCGGCGCCGACACCTTCTTCCTCGGCACCATCCATCCGTGTCGTGGAGCGGACGCTTCCCATCGGGGCGGCCCACCCGGATTCGTCCGTGTCGAGGGCAACCGCCTATGGTGGCCGGACTATCCGGGCAACAACATGTTCAACAGCTTCGGCAATCTCGCGGTGGATCCCAGTGCCGCGCTGCTGTTCATCGACTTCGACACGGGCACGACGCTGCACATCTCGGGCACCGCCACCGTCGAATGGGTGACGCCAAGCGACATCGACGGTGGGACGGGACGTCGCGTCAGCCTGACGGTCGAGTCGGTGGTGTGGGGTGCTCGCTGGTGA